One region of Acropora muricata isolate sample 2 chromosome 13, ASM3666990v1, whole genome shotgun sequence genomic DNA includes:
- the LOC136895742 gene encoding ceramide kinase-like, which produces MADCCVLKHSVLYVEGKSFDVVLTQNSLSWGHVGIEDYKQVTQSFKKSLPLHEVFAAVPYQAKLEQSTEEGIELAFLRSLSFCIYSVKRTRKHKWREKMIVFDCDDAVLCEEWLHAIQTVLSGFNRPKRLLVFINPVGGRRLGHKIYVEQVQPLFELANIKVDIIVTQKANHARDYLMEEGLEKVDGVVSVGGDGMFHEVLNGLLMRAQQEAMLNSSSQDFQPVPLNIPIGIIPAGSTDAIAFCTTGNNDPVTSALHIILGDRQPLDVCCVRRKNEVLRYSVVMAAYGFFGDVMQDSEKLRWMGPKRYDVAGFKKFMTNRGYEGVVSYLPVETVDTSPQDSLRCRSGCNICKSSFNTVQQRPSQQNSSASSWQSMKGRFISVIGANISCACAKSPEGLSPSAHLADGCLDLILVKHTSRLQYLRHMLRITSKADQFNFDFVEVHRVSEFSFRPLGEESEPVDEADGRERSGTKEGDKEYLAGKITSSAPRLGPRSVWNVDGELITHPAIDVKVHRQLIRLFARGIEECEDTPSCTVCRRR; this is translated from the exons TTACCCAATCTTTCAAGAAGTCTCTGCCATTGCATGAGGTTTTTGCAGCTGTCCCTTATCAAGCAAAGTTAGAGCAGTCCACAGAAGAAGGCATTGAGCTGGCGTTTCTTAGGAGCCTGTCGTTTTGCATCTATAGTGTCAAGAGAACAAGGAAGCACAAATGGAGGGagaaaatgattgtttttgatTGCGATGATGCAGTTTTGTGCGAGGAATGGTTGCATGCAATCCAAACTGTACTATCAG GTTTTAACCGACCCAAAAGACTTCTTGTATTTATCAATCCTGTCGGAGGAAGAAGACTTGGCCATAAAATATATGTGGAACAAGTACAGCCACTGTTTGAGTTGGCAAATATAAAAGTCGATATAATTG TTACTCAAAAAGCAAACCATGCTAGAGATTACCTTATGGAAGAAGGCTTGGAGAAGGTTGACGG GGTGGTCTCTGTGGGTGGAGATGGCATGTTCCATGAAGTTCTGAACGGCCTTTTGATGAGAGCCCAACAGGAGGCCATGTTGAATTCATCATCGCAAGATTTTCAACCAGTGCCTCTCAATATTCCCATTGGAATCATTCCAGCAGGTTCCACAGATGCAATTGCTTTCTGTACAACAGGGAACAATGACCCAGTTACCTCAGCTCTGCACATCATATTAG GTGACAGGCAACCCCTGGATGTTTGTTGCGTCCGACGAAAGAATGAAGTTCTCCGCTACAGCGTTGTCATGGCAGCCTATGGATTTTTTGGTGACGTCATGCAAGACAGCGAGAAGCTTCGTTGGATGGGACCCAAGAGATATGATGTTGCCGGTTTTAAGAAATTTATGACCAACAG AGGATACGAAGGAGTTGTGTCGTATCTCCCCGTAGAAACTGTAGATACGAGTCCACAAGATAGCTTGAGATGTCGGTCAGG GTGCAATATCTGCAAAAGCAGTTTTAACACGGTCCAACAGAGACCCTCTCAACAGAACAGTTCAG CTTCCAGCTGGCAGTCTATGAAAGGGAGATTCATCAGCGTCATCGGAGCGAACATATCATGCGCATGCGCTAAGAGTCCCGAGGGCTTATCGCCCAGCGCCCATCTTGCTGACGGTTGTTTGGACCTCATACTGGTGAAACACACCTCACGCCTGCAGTACCTGAGGCACATGCTTCGAATTACATCAAAAGCTGATCAA TTCAATTTTGATTTCGTGGAAGTGCACCGCGTGAGCGAGTTTTCCTTCCGACCGCTGGGCGAAGAAAGTGAGCCTGTGGATGAAGCTGACGGTAGAGAAAGGTCTGGAACGAAAGAAGGTGACAAGGAGTATCTGGCGGGAAAAATTACGTCATCAGCTCCCCGACTTGGCCCCAGGAGTGTTTGGAACGTGGACGGGGAATTGATTACTCATCCCGCGATTGACGTCAA GGTACATCGTCAGCTAATTCGCCTGTTTGCTCGTGGGATAGAAGAATGCGAAGACACTCCATCTTGTACAGTCTGTCGAAGGCGTTAA